The Medicago truncatula cultivar Jemalong A17 chromosome 7, MtrunA17r5.0-ANR, whole genome shotgun sequence genome includes the window GGCAATGCAAAGACTGTCAGGAATAATAATTCAAGGTGGAAATTAACAAGTGTTCTGCTTATAGCGCAAATTTTTATGGCATatcttatttgttttattttctcacCTGCGACTTTTGCAGTCGTTTTGGTAAGTTTGTGGAGATTCAATTCGATCAAAAAGGAAGAATTTCGGGTGCTGCTATCAGAACTTATCTGCTGGAAAGATCACGTGTTTGCCAGCTGTCAGATCCTGAGAGaaattatcattgtttctaCATGCTCTGTGCTGCACCTGCAGAGGTAACAAGATCcttttatattaatttgtttcAGGTTTGGAATTTggatcataaaattaaaatggagTTACTAACCATCAGAAAAAACTGTATGAAAATGGACCAGTAGAATGTTTGGAAGTTCTTTATAAATCCATGCTTGGCATTTTGAGGTTTGTGCTTTAATTTTTCCTGTcctttgttttatatatttacAGGTTGTTAAGAAGTACAAATTAGGACATCCAAGAACATTTCATTATCTGAATCAATCAAATTGCTATGAGTTGGAAGGGCTTGACGAATCTAAAGAATATATCACAATAAGGAGAGCAATGGATGTTGTTGGAATAAGTATTGAGAATCAGGTATTTTCATTGTGAGTTTCTTTAGTTTCATGATTAGTTTCTTCAACTATGACCTATGATCTATGATTCAATGCTTTGTTTTTCCACTTCACACACCTCTCTCCAGGATGCAATATTTCAAGTTGTGGCTGCTATTTTGCATCTCGGGAACATTGAATTTGTGAAAGGGGATGAGATAGATTCATCTATGCCCAAAGATGAAAAATCCCGATTCCACCTACAGACTGCAGCTGAGCTTTTCATGTGAGCAAACATTGAACATTTGCACTGTTTCAAgttttatctttctttccttttccaccttgaccaaaaaaatttattcaggTGTGATGCAAACGCACTTGAAGATTCTCTTTGCAAACGCGTAATTGTTACTCGCGatgaaacaataacaaaatggCTGGATCCAGAAGCTGCCGCACTCAGTCGAGATGCTTTAGCTAAGATTGTTTACACAAGATTGTTTGACTGGTAAGTCTGTGAGCAGATTGGTCAGATATACTTCTACGAAACATGATTTGACGCATTGGCGAATTTGGTCAATTCGCTCGAAGTATAAATCTCGTTTCAGTAACTATCTGTCATTTTTTTGTAGGTTGGTTGATACCATAAATAATTCCATTGGTCAAGATCCTGAGTCAAAATCCTTAATTGGTGTGCTGGATATTTACGGTTTTGAGAGTTTCAAGAATAACAGGTGTGTACCTAGTACAACTTTTGTTGCGTAATTAGCAGAGATCAGTCTCTTCAAGTGAACAATTACTCCAATAAAACTTGCTGATTATTATAACTTATAAACCCCTTTGCCAGTATGGTAATTTTGTATATTAtccctgatttttttttttgaagtatatTATTCCTGTTTGTCACGTGTACTTTGCAGTTTTGAGCAATTTTGTATTAATTTGACAAATGAAAAGCTTCAGCAACATTTTAATCAGGTAAATTTATGaaagatagatttttttttctccttataATTGCTTGTTTATCTGAAGCAGACAACAAACTCACCTTTTTGTTTATTACACATGCTACTGTTGAGctcaaatattttgttttacagCATGTTTTCAAAATGGAGCAAGAAGaatacaaaaaagaagaaattgattGGAGTTACATTGAATTTGTGGATAATCAAGATATTCTGGATCTGATTGAAAAGGTTTTCTCACTCTGAAATCTTTATGTTGATTGTTTTGATCTCTCGCTGCACGATTTTATATAAGATATTCAATCTTGATAAAtattactctctccgtcccaagTTTTAAGTCGTTTTACTATATAAATGAAACATTAGTGTTTCTTTTCCTATCGTATTCCAATTATTCCAATTCTATTAATTTCTCTTTCCCTGACCAGTaataaaggataattttgtGAAGTAACAATTTCTCTATCCCATACAAAATTAACTATATTAATTTGTGAGAAATGGCCATAGTGACTTATAATTTGGAATAAAGGTAGTATGTATTAAATGTGTTGGTGATTGGCTATGGTCATAATTCAACTCTCAAGCTCAGTTTAATATTGTTAGacatttggggcctaactcatcctcacaaaaccggcttttaaggtgaggattgcctcctctttataaactcttctcaagagtcttgtctatccgatgcggcccttgaattcgacaagctctgataccatgttagacatttggggcctaactcatcctcacaaaactggcttgtaaggtgaggattgcctcctctttataaactcttctcaagagtcttgtctatccgatgtgggacttgggtttttcccaataaatATGGGTGGCTGTATATCAAAGAGATAAGTTGACTTGAGAGTTACtgataatttttctatttttcctttTGACAGACTAGTAATATGATTTCGTCATAAAAAAAGACTAGTAATAGTATGATTTTGTTTGGTACTGTcattatttgaaatatttttaactttggAATTGTCTTGCATTCATTTTCAGAAACCCGGTGGCATTATTTCGCTTTTGGATGAAGCATGGTACACTTTGTACTGATAAcccatatattattatttgttttaattatttctatGGATGCTCAGGTAGTTGTATGTGTTTGTTTAATGCAGTATGTTTCCTAGATCAACACATGAAACTTTTTCCCAAAAGCTGTATCAGACCTTCAAAGACCATAAAAGGTTTAGCAAGCCCAAATTATCACCTAGTGACTTCACAATTTGCCATTATGCTGGCGATGTAAGTtgttaaaattgtaattttaggttagaaatataagaaataggatacatatattatataatatattgtcaACAATGCTAGTTCTGatttgtttattctttttttgtagGTTACTTATCAAACTGAGTACTTCCTTGACAAGAACAAAGATTATGTTGTTGCGGAACACCAGTCACTTCTTTATGCTTCCACATGTCCCTTTGTATCAGGCTTGTTTCCTCCTTCACCCGAGGAAACTTCCAAGCAATCAAAGTTCTCTTCAATAGGTTCCAGATTTAAGGTGCtttgaatttataaaaaaacaattaatttgtCTTTCTTGCTTAGTCATTGGGATTGTAAAAACTCTTCATATGTCCTGCAGCAACAATTGCAATCTTTACTTGAAACTCTAAGCTCCACTGAACCACACTACATTCGATGCGTGAAACCCAATAATCTTCTTAAGCCGGCAATATTTGACAATAAAAATGTTTTGCTGCAACTGCGCTGTGGGGTAAGACTGCTACCATTtttatcccttttttttttttaaccatagACTCATGTTGTAATTGAAGGTCAACCATAGAATATATAAGTCTATACTTATTAAGATAGTTCACCTGGTTGTAGGGAGTTATGGAGGCAATCAGGATTAGCTGTGCTGGTTATCCCACTAGAAAAGcctttgatgaatttgtggatCGATTTGGCCTTCTTGCTCCTGAAGTATTGGATGGAAGGTATCTATGTTGTTCATCTTCCTTATCAGGAATCTTAGATGTTATTCTGAAAATGTTTACTTATTccatattttaattatgttaGTTCTGAGGAGGTCACTGCTTGCAAGAGGATCCTAAAGAATGTTTGGCTTGAAGGTTATCAGGTAACCAATACAATGTGGCTTAACATTTAATTCTTgtggaattttttatttttattttatgctcATTGTTGCTGGGAGAATTGGTAATATTTCCTTTTCCATCCTCTTTGCATGCTTCTCATTCACTACCATTCTGTTGGGTGTAGATTTTGAAAGTGTACTTTGGGTTTAGGAATATCATATTTCATGTATTTGTCATGTGTGTAACGAACATGAATTGCTAAGAATTCGCATCTATAGTTACTTCTATAATGTTCACCGTTGCATTTAGTGATAGCAGATTGGCCATAGAAGGCTATATTATCTTTTTCTAACTAATTTTACCGGTTATTGGCACAGATTGGTAAAACAAAGGTGTTTCTTCGAGCTGGTCAAATGGCAGAACTAGATACCCGTAGAAGTGAGATCTTAGGAAAGTCAGCAAGCATTATTCAGAGGAAAGTTCGCTCCTACTTGGCACGTCAAAGTTTCATTTTGCTTCGTGTGTCAGCTTTGCAGATTCAAGCTGCATGCAGAGGTCTCTGCTCATTGCTTTTCTTAAGATGTTAGCTCACAGTATGGAATTGGGGAATTACTTAGACTGTTGACGTCTGATGTCTTGCTTTGTACTAATTGCAGGACAACTTGCTCGGCAAGTTTTTGAGGGAATGCGGCGGGAGGCTTCTAGTCTGCTCATTCAAAGGTGTTTACGCATGCATATTGCTAAGAAGGCGTACAAAGAATTGTATGCCTCTGCTGTCTCTATCCAGACTGGTATGCGGGTGATGGCTGCTCATTGTGAGCTTCACTCTAGAAGGAGAACTAGTGCAGCAATAATCATTCAGGTAGGGTATATTTTGAAGAGCTATCagtaaaagatattttaaacatttttactATTATTGTTGTTCAACCATTGAATACAAACTTATTATTGGtgaactttatttattttcgttTAAAATACTCTTCCAACTCAGATGAATTTTTGTCGTGCAGAGTCACTGTAGGAAATACCTGGCACTACTTAACTTCACAAAATTAAAGAAGGCAGCAATTGCAACACAATGTGCATGGAGAGGAAAAGTTGCCCGGCGAGAACTGCGGAAACTCAAGATGGTAAACACCTTTTAACCCGTTAATCCTTTGACTCCGGCAATGAATGCATGTTTTAAGCAAAGTTGCAAgttataaatatcatattaCTGATAGAACTCAAGATATAGCTTGCTGTGACCACTCAACCTTGTAAAGGGCTACCTTGAAATTCATAGCAATAAGTTTTATATGCATCAGTATGTGTACTTTATATGCTTTTGAACGAAAATAAGATAGTGGAATGTGCCAACTTTATATGTTTAAAACTATTAGATCTTATGACCAATTGGTTGTGCATTGGCAATTGACCTCTTTTCCTGTTCTCATTTAATGATTCCAATTTTTCGCTTTTTTGGTTGTAGGCTGCAAGAGAAACAGGGGCTCTACAAGATGCCAAAAATAAGCTTGAAAAACAAGTTGAAGACCTTACATTAAGATTGCAGCTGGAAAAACGTTTAAGGGTAAATGACTATTATTTTGCTATTAGTGTATATTAATTGGTGACAAGCCTTAGATATGGCTTCTGCCTGATTAGAAGCAAGAAATAGTCTATGGAATGCAATTTTAGGAAAATGCGAAACATTTCTAGATTATAAGCAGTTGTAAACCAGCGAATTCAAGCAGGGTGGTTGAAATGAAGGTGTTTTATGTGATACAAAAGTACTGCTCAAGTTGAAGAGAAATTTTTAATGCATATCTGTACCACCGGCGATGTTGTATGGGACGAATTGTTGGGCAGTAAAGAACTGGCATGAGAATAAAACAAGCGTAGCGGATATGAGGATGTTGCTttggatgtgtggtaagactagacgtgataggattagaaatgacaacattagagagagagttgggGCAGCACCTATCAtagaaaaaatggtgaaaacTCGGCTTAGGtagtttgggcatgtagagagaagagaTGTAGATTCTAtagtaaggagagtagatcagatggaggaaAGCCAAATCACTAGAGGAAGTGGAAGACCTAAAATACTAGAGAAATTATATTTCGAAATTAATTAGTTGGATAGagatatgatagaacattatgatgtcgtttgatccatgtagttggccccacttagtgggataaggcttggttgttgtacATTGGAATTTTTTCAGCTGTATGAATTAACCACTCCATTTCAGTGAGATATTGTAGTGGAATGACATTGATTTGTGAAAttgataaaatagtttttttgttgtccTTTTCTGCTAAACATGCACGAAAGTGGTAATACAAAATTTGGTATCTGACCTTGAAATAAACTTATAATATCAAATATAGGTGGACGTGGAAGaagcaaaagcaaaagaaaatgaaagattaCAGTCAGCTTTGCAAAAGATGCAACTTCAGTTCAAAGAAACTAAAGTACTTCTTGAAAAGGAGCGGGAGGCTACAAAAAAATTGGAGGCGAGAGTTCCTGTCATACAGGAGGTTCCAGCTGTTGACCATGCTTTGTTGGAGAAGCTAAGTAGTGAAAACGAGAAACTCAAGGTGAGATGCTTTGTTGACCATGCTCTgggttttatttaaaaaaagtattagtATATTGATGGTATGCTTCAGATATTTTAGCATAAGATGGTTTACTGAATTTTATTACTAATATAATGCTTCTCGGATTTTTTTACAGACCTTGGTGAGTTCACTGGAAAAGAAAATTGACGAAACAGAAAAAAGGTATGAAGAGGAAGCTAAAGTTAGTGAAGAAAGGTTGAAGCAAGCTTTGGATGCAGAATCGAAAGTAATCCAGATGAAGACTGCCATGCAAAGGTATCGTTCATCACAAAGCTTTGTTGATATCAGATAAAGATTTAGTTGAACATTATTAACATTTATTTCCTAATTAATATTGATAGGCTCGAAGAGAAGTTCGCAGACATAGAATTTGCAAACCATGTTCTTCAGAAACAATCTCTGTCAATAAACTCACCTGTGAAAACAGCAGTGGAGAACCTCTCTACCCCTGTATCTGAGGTAATTCATACCAACGAAATTATGTAGGTTCTCATTCTCAGTATTTGCGTATGCATCGTTTGGAATATTGACATTTTGATATGCAGAAGTTGGAAAATGGTCACcatgtggcagaagaaccataTGATGCTGTAAGTACATTGTTTGCTACTATTTTTGGGTTCCGTTTTTAGAAGCGAGTGTGTTTAGTAGAATAAAATATGATTCATCTTTCCAGGATACATATGTTACACCTGTAAAACAATTTGTTGCCGAATCTGACGTGAAATTGAAGAGATCGTGCAGTGAACGACATCATGTATGTGCTTAAGTTTAAGAATTTAGTTATGttggttttttagttttttcatgcAAGGGTGCCATtctcaattttaaattcttGTTATGCTGTAGGGGAGTTTTGATTCACTTGTGAACTGTGTTAGTAAAAATATCGGGTTCAATCATGGAAAGCCTATTGCTGCATTTACTATTTACAAATGTCTTCTCCACTGGAAATCATTCGAAGCTGAAAGATCTAGTGTATTTGATCGCCTTATCCAGATGATTGGTTCTGCAATTGAGGTGACTTTCctattttattctaaattagaCTGTGGGACACAATAATATCAGGAAAAATCTtcgaaaaaacaaattaaacttagGACAAGAGCATTTAGTTATGAACAACGCCATGCAAATTATCCTATTATTTGTGATGATTAACTTGTATTTCATGTTAAATTGCAATTAGGACGAGATCATTTAGTCATTAAACACGCCGTGCAAACTAATAATCTTTGCCTGGTTTGCACGTTGCACCAAAAACATTGTTTCTTTGTTGTCCTCTCTTCCTGTTGGGGTAGTTTCATTAATTATTCATCCCAGTGCCAAGTCAAACACATGATTATGGTTTTAATCTcttttaataatgtttttgtgttaaaaataattgaatacaGTCTAGTGGAATGAATTGTTAAGGCTCTTCGTACAAGTTGTCCAAACAAGAATTATAGTTTTACTAGCTTTTGTATTGAAGGCTGGGGTATCAGTAGgtgtttaaaataagttattacGATTTTTCAAACAGACTCTCTTTATGGCCTTGCAGGATCAAGATGACAATGCTCTTATGGCCTATTGGCTGTCAAATACATCAGCATTGTTGTTTTTACTTGAACAAAGCCTGAAAACTGGGACTTCAACAAATGCAACCCCAAATGGAAAACCACCTAATCCAACATCCCTCTTTGGAAGAATGACCAAGGTAATTGTTCAATATTATAttgtatattttatgatttcaattaagcacttcaaaatgaaaatattccACTTATTCATTCCGAGGGTAAATTGCAGAGTTTTCTTTCATCCCCTTCTTCCGCCAACCTTGCTTCCCCTTCATCAGTAGTACGCAAGGTAGAGGCCAAGTACCCTGCTTTGCTTTTCAAGCAGCAGCTCACAGCCTACTTGGAGAAAATATATGGCATCATCCGAGATAACTTGACAAAGGAGTTAACATCAGCTCTTGCACTATGTATCCAGGTTTGTTGAAATCTAGTTGGAAACTCAAGTTAATTTTAAACCAACAATTATTGGATGGATAAATCCGGAAACATTGTCTAATCCGAAATAGTTTTCCTTTTATGTTCCTATATACACTTATTTTCTAGAAACTTCAAATGGATCAAGTTTGCATATTGTTTAGTCAAAAAATTTGTTCTGCTTCTTATGCAAACCACATTGATGATACACAGGCACCAAGAACATCAAAGGGAGTGTTACGATCTGGCCGATCATTTGGTAAGGATTCCCCGATGGTTCACTGGCAGAGTATTATCGAATCCCTCAATACCCTCCTCTGTACACTGAAAGAGAACTTTGTAAGGAGCTTTGTGACTAAATTATTAACATCTGAATATTATGCAATTACCTTTATGTTAGCCTTgtctattcattttttttaaattgctgaaagataataatagtatttttgGTTTCAGATTCCTCCTGTTCTTATCCGAAAGATCTTCAGTCAAACATTCGCATTTATTAATGTTCAACTCTTCAATAGGTACATGATTTTTACGCACACCCTTTAACATAAAAGACATTTTTGTTGTATCATAATGTTTCTATCTCATAAATACGGAAAAGTTAATAACTCTTTCCTCTAAAATGGTTGCCACTAGTCTTCTAGTTCGTCCCGGTTGTTGCACATTCAGCAATGGGGAATATGTGAAAGCTGGATTAGCTGAATTAGAGCTGTGGTGCTGCCAAGCAAAGGAGGAGgtaatttgttttcaattttactCTAATGTGTTAATACTTAATCTTGAGTTAGCACATATGTTACTTGGCGTCGTGATGACATGTCATTTTCGCACTGGTTTTCACGTCCTTAATAAAAGCTCCAAAATAATTTCCTTATGTTTGCAGTATGCAGGATCGTCTTGGGATGAGCTCAAGCATATAAGACAGGCTGTTGGATTCTTGGTAAGTGTGTCTTGTTAGATAATATAATACCTTTTCATACTAATATTTTGCCAAATTGTTTTAATAATCAATGTTGGTTTTCTTCCTTTCACAATTCatgctatttttatttacttgatTCGTACATACCTCAGAGAGGCCAAGTCTATTAAGATTAGGTTTTGTTCACAACTTGACTGGACATAAATGTCTATACACATTTTGAAGTAACCTCGACCGATTTTCTCGTACAAAATGCTCTTGCATTAGCTCTAGAAAGAAAGTCACGCTCAATAAAATTACAATGAgaataaataatttcaattttaaacttaaaatttatcCAAATAGTAACAAGGATATCATTAGTTTTAGAATGAAAATCTTGCTCAATAAAGTTACTGAGACAAAGTGCCTCTTGCATTAGTTCTTGGAATTACATGAATTATGGCATCAGGCCTATATGCACCTGTGCAGCCCGCTCTACTTTTACTGTGCAGAGTGGACTGAAAATTGGAAATCAtgggaactttttttttaccatattaGTTCAAAGACAAGCACGTTCTGTATGAAATAATCGAAATCCAATCTTTGTTTTAATTACTTCCacattgtttaatttttgtattttatataaCAGGTTATTCATCAGAAGTATAGAATATCCTACGATGAAATCGTTAATGATTTATGCCCTGTAAGTCTTTATCCATCTCAAACTCCACATGCGTGCATGAAACCTGTGTCTCTCATTTATACTCATGCCATTATACTCTAACAACTATAATCTCATCGTCACAGTTTTTAGAGTTTATATACTTTTTATCTCATCATTTCCCTGGTTTTGCTTCTATAGATCTTGAGTGTTCAACAGCTATGTAAAATATGTACACTCTACTGGGACGATAACTATAATACACGAAGCGTATCACCACATGTAAGTTTGTGTCTATATTTTCTCCAATCACGCAAAAGGTATCCTTGAAATGGCAAATGTTTGATTGATACATATATACCTTCAGGTCCTTGCAAGCATGAGGATGGACTTGGACTCCAATGATGCTATGAACGATTCTTTCTTGTTGGATGACAGTTCCAGGTGAGGGTGCTTTACTAACATGCACTTTGAGCTTTAATAAAACCATGCAGTGGTGGAAATTATCTTGATACCTTCCAATATAATAGAAGAAAATTGATATAGTGAAATTCTTGATCAAATATTATAGAAATTATATgctattagttttttttggaattgCAGTTGATTGAGAGATTAATTAGAACATATTAAAGATATTCAATAACTTAGAGATTAATTTTAGAgatattgttttgaaaaagaCCGAAgctattttgtttgtttactataatgatgtttttattttttattttaaaaagtagttataaaaagttatttctGGATGCTTCTCGTTTGAAGCaatttgtagattttttttctttcttgaaattgtcattttttagaaaatctgTAACAAACAGATGAAAGCTTCTAAAAGTGactattttgtttaaagaaggtgattttttaataaagaaaatgtaacGAAGAGTCCCCGAGATATTATGCAACAATAGGCTTATATTATTTGCttataatgttttatttttacagcaTTCCCTTCTCAGTGGATGACCTCTCTACATCTCTACAAGAGAAGGACTTTTCTGACATGAAACCAGCAGATGAACTTCTTGAGAATCCAGCATTCCAATTTTTAATTGAGTAGCCTTAcgttgctttttttttaaatttttttttattgcgccATTGGTGCTTGTAAATACCCTTTTATATTTACTTtctcttttacattttttccatttaaaaggaaaaatatagtGCTATTAGTGCATCATCATGGTGCCTCAGctgtatagtattttttttttccattcttTTGTTGGCAttcaactataatttttttgttattaatacGGGGAGGTATTTTTTGGGAGCTTGCcctgtatttttctttttatacccCCTTTTTGTAAAGTCACTGGAATgaagaaatatatgaaaagcAGGAATTTGAACTCTAGTTATTATTTTCGTATTTTTGGCTCTTATTTTTTGGGAGCTTTTTCTATTTCGACGGTAAGAATAATTTAATTCGTGTACTAAAATAATGATCATTACAAGCCAATTTATTATGTAGTGAAAGGGGATCCCCTATTCCTGAGAACAATTTGAACTTAGAAGATAAAACACCTAAATCAACAACTACACTAGAGATGGACCTGGATCCTTTGCTGTGAGTGCTTCACGCAATGGTCAATCTTAGT containing:
- the LOC11440469 gene encoding myosin-6 isoform X2, with the protein product MAAVANPIVGTHVWIEDSDIAWIDGEVVGVNGEEIKVLCTSGKTVVVKASKIYHKDTEVPPSGVDDMTKLAYLHEPGVLNNLRSRYDINEIYTYTGNILIAVNPFIKLPHLYDIHMMAQYKGVAFGELSPHPFAVADAAYRLMINEGISQSILVSGESGAGKTETTKLLMRYLAYMGGRAAVAEGRTVEQKVLESNPVLEAFGNAKTVRNNNSSRFGKFVEIQFDQKGRISGAAIRTYLLERSRVCQLSDPERNYHCFYMLCAAPAEVVKKYKLGHPRTFHYLNQSNCYELEGLDESKEYITIRRAMDVVGISIENQDAIFQVVAAILHLGNIEFVKGDEIDSSMPKDEKSRFHLQTAAELFMCDANALEDSLCKRVIVTRDETITKWLDPEAAALSRDALAKIVYTRLFDWLVDTINNSIGQDPESKSLIGVLDIYGFESFKNNSFEQFCINLTNEKLQQHFNQHVFKMEQEEYKKEEIDWSYIEFVDNQDILDLIEKKPGGIISLLDEACMFPRSTHETFSQKLYQTFKDHKRFSKPKLSPSDFTICHYAGDVTYQTEYFLDKNKDYVVAEHQSLLYASTCPFVSGLFPPSPEETSKQSKFSSIGSRFKQQLQSLLETLSSTEPHYIRCVKPNNLLKPAIFDNKNVLLQLRCGGVMEAIRISCAGYPTRKAFDEFVDRFGLLAPEVLDGSSEEVTACKRILKNVWLEGYQIGKTKVFLRAGQMAELDTRRSEILGKSASIIQRKVRSYLARQSFILLRVSALQIQAACRGQLARQVFEGMRREASSLLIQRCLRMHIAKKAYKELYASAVSIQTGMRVMAAHCELHSRRRTSAAIIIQSHCRKYLALLNFTKLKKAAIATQCAWRGKVARRELRKLKMAARETGALQDAKNKLEKQVEDLTLRLQLEKRLRVDVEEAKAKENERLQSALQKMQLQFKETKVLLEKEREATKKLEARVPVIQEVPAVDHALLEKLSSENEKLKTLVSSLEKKIDETEKRYEEEAKVSEERLKQALDAESKVIQMKTAMQRLEEKFADIEFANHVLQKQSLSINSPVKTAVENLSTPVSEKLENGHHVAEEPYDADTYVTPVKQFVAESDVKLKRSCSERHHGSFDSLVNCVSKNIGFNHGKPIAAFTIYKCLLHWKSFEAERSSVFDRLIQMIGSAIEDQDDNALMAYWLSNTSALLFLLEQSLKTGTSTNATPNGKPPNPTSLFGRMTKSFLSSPSSANLASPSSVVRKVEAKYPALLFKQQLTAYLEKIYGIIRDNLTKELTSALALCIQAPRTSKGVLRSGRSFGKDSPMVHWQSIIESLNTLLCTLKENFIPPVLIRKIFSQTFAFINVQLFNSLLVRPGCCTFSNGEYVKAGLAELELWCCQAKEEYAGSSWDELKHIRQAVGFLVIHQKYRISYDEIVNDLCPILSVQQLCKICTLYWDDNYNTRSVSPHVLASMRMDLDSNDAMNDSFLLDDSSSIPFSVDDLSTSLQEKDFSDMKPADELLENPAFQFLIE
- the LOC11440469 gene encoding myosin-6 isoform X1, with translation MSRKAAVANPIVGTHVWIEDSDIAWIDGEVVGVNGEEIKVLCTSGKTVVVKASKIYHKDTEVPPSGVDDMTKLAYLHEPGVLNNLRSRYDINEIYTYTGNILIAVNPFIKLPHLYDIHMMAQYKGVAFGELSPHPFAVADAAYRLMINEGISQSILVSGESGAGKTETTKLLMRYLAYMGGRAAVAEGRTVEQKVLESNPVLEAFGNAKTVRNNNSSRFGKFVEIQFDQKGRISGAAIRTYLLERSRVCQLSDPERNYHCFYMLCAAPAEVVKKYKLGHPRTFHYLNQSNCYELEGLDESKEYITIRRAMDVVGISIENQDAIFQVVAAILHLGNIEFVKGDEIDSSMPKDEKSRFHLQTAAELFMCDANALEDSLCKRVIVTRDETITKWLDPEAAALSRDALAKIVYTRLFDWLVDTINNSIGQDPESKSLIGVLDIYGFESFKNNSFEQFCINLTNEKLQQHFNQHVFKMEQEEYKKEEIDWSYIEFVDNQDILDLIEKKPGGIISLLDEACMFPRSTHETFSQKLYQTFKDHKRFSKPKLSPSDFTICHYAGDVTYQTEYFLDKNKDYVVAEHQSLLYASTCPFVSGLFPPSPEETSKQSKFSSIGSRFKQQLQSLLETLSSTEPHYIRCVKPNNLLKPAIFDNKNVLLQLRCGGVMEAIRISCAGYPTRKAFDEFVDRFGLLAPEVLDGSSEEVTACKRILKNVWLEGYQIGKTKVFLRAGQMAELDTRRSEILGKSASIIQRKVRSYLARQSFILLRVSALQIQAACRGQLARQVFEGMRREASSLLIQRCLRMHIAKKAYKELYASAVSIQTGMRVMAAHCELHSRRRTSAAIIIQSHCRKYLALLNFTKLKKAAIATQCAWRGKVARRELRKLKMAARETGALQDAKNKLEKQVEDLTLRLQLEKRLRVDVEEAKAKENERLQSALQKMQLQFKETKVLLEKEREATKKLEARVPVIQEVPAVDHALLEKLSSENEKLKTLVSSLEKKIDETEKRYEEEAKVSEERLKQALDAESKVIQMKTAMQRLEEKFADIEFANHVLQKQSLSINSPVKTAVENLSTPVSEKLENGHHVAEEPYDADTYVTPVKQFVAESDVKLKRSCSERHHGSFDSLVNCVSKNIGFNHGKPIAAFTIYKCLLHWKSFEAERSSVFDRLIQMIGSAIEDQDDNALMAYWLSNTSALLFLLEQSLKTGTSTNATPNGKPPNPTSLFGRMTKSFLSSPSSANLASPSSVVRKVEAKYPALLFKQQLTAYLEKIYGIIRDNLTKELTSALALCIQAPRTSKGVLRSGRSFGKDSPMVHWQSIIESLNTLLCTLKENFIPPVLIRKIFSQTFAFINVQLFNSLLVRPGCCTFSNGEYVKAGLAELELWCCQAKEEYAGSSWDELKHIRQAVGFLVIHQKYRISYDEIVNDLCPILSVQQLCKICTLYWDDNYNTRSVSPHVLASMRMDLDSNDAMNDSFLLDDSSSIPFSVDDLSTSLQEKDFSDMKPADELLENPAFQFLIE